Part of the Gammaproteobacteria bacterium genome is shown below.
ATATCGCGATGGCGATGGTATTTTACGCAATTTGAATCGCGCCAAGCATTGGTTTGAGCGTTCCGCCCAGCAAGGGTTTGCGCCTGCCCAGATTGACTTGGGGCAAATGTATGCGCGTGGCTTGGGCATGGATGTGAATTATTCCAAAGCCGTCTACTGGTTTGGCAAGGCGGCTGATCAAGGGTATGCGGTGGCGCAGTTTAACTTGGCCAACATGTATCGTCGTGGTTTGGGCGTGAAGCAGGATGAAGCCAAGGCATTTCAGTTGTACCTGCAGGCGGCCGAGCAGGATTTCGCCGAGGCACAGTACAACCTGGGGCTGATGTACAGCAATGGTATGGGCGTAGAGAAAGACTTGCAGAAGGCATCAGAATGGATGTCCAAGTCAGCCAAGCTGGGCATGGCTCGCGCCCAGTATCAAATGGGTAAGTTGTATCAGGATGGCGAAGGTGTGCAGCAGGACCTGGTTCAGGCGGTTTACTGGTATCGTCGTGCGTCGTTGTCAGGCCATGCGGATGGTTACCGCGATGCGGAATTATTGAAAGTGAAGCTGACCGAGCAACAGCAGGTTCAGTTGGACAAGTTGGTACTGGGGGAGTCCATGGCGGCCAACTAGGTTGGTTCGCATCGGAGGGAAAGGCGCCTTCGGGCGCCTTTTTTGTGTCTGTTGTTTAGGCGAACGCGGGGAAGCCGCTACGCATCATTTCCCGCTTGGCGGTAAGCGCGGTTTCGGCCATCAGCAATTCTTCTTCCCAATCGTAAACCTCGGTCGGTGACGGTAGCGGCAGTTGTTCCAGGGGCTGGTTGGAATAAATTCGCACCAAGCGAACTTCTTCAATGTTGCCGGTGAGGTCAGGCCAGACCTCATGGAACATGTCTTGCGAACGGATGACTTGCCACTCATCAATCAGTTGGTAATCCGCGCTGAGGCGATCACCAAACGAACTGCCCAGGCCGGTTTGCGGCTCTGCAGTTTCTGGATGAGTGTGCTCGGTGTAGACGTAGACCACCAGCTTGGGTTTTAGGCGATTAATGTCGTCGCTGATATCGGAACAGGATGGCATCCAGGATGAAAAAACAACGTCAGCTGGGCCATCGTAGCCGGCCAAGGTGCCTGGCTGCTGGCGGTAGCAGTTTTCGTCCATGAAATTTTCGATCTGATTGGGTTTTTCTTTGGGATCGCGCAGACCAACCACTTGCCCTTGGGGCAGTTCGCGGGCCAGCAGTGAGCCGATGAAGCCGTTTCGTCCATGGGCATCGACCACGACGGGTTTGTCGGCAACCTGGGCGGCATAGTGCGCGATGGCCAGCATCTCTTTGCGCAGCGGGTAATAGTGGGCAACCGTGGGGCCATGAGTTTCGGGATCACGGTCGGCATTGCTAAACACCAGATAGTGCAGCGGCAGACCCTTGATGCGTTCCGCAAAATCAGCGGTTTTGTCCCAGGCAGCATGTTCTTTTTCCTGAAAACCGATGATGCGATTGAACATGTCGCGGGTAAAACCCTCCATGTTGCGGAGTATTTGAAAATTCATAGCCACCTCGTCGTCTGCAGAGCGCAGTATTATACACTAAGCGAGCGCGGAACGAGGCGTAGCGTACTGGCTTCGGGCCACAGATCCCGTTGTTCGTTGAGTATGGGTCTGGAGCGATTTTTCTTCAGCCAGGCCATGGCTTCGGTGGAGGAAAGTGGTCGACTGAACAGGAAGCCCTGAACGCGGTCGCAGCCACGGCTGCGGAGGAAAAACACTTGCTCCTGGGTTTCCACGCCCTCGGCAATGACGTGTAACCGCAAGCTTTGTCCCAGCGCAATGATGGCTTCGGCGATGGTGGCACCATCGGGATCGGTGGAAATATCCTTGACGAAGGACTTGTCGATTTTTAGCGTGTTGAGCGGGAATTTCTTCAGATAACTGAGCGAGGAGTAGCCAGTCCCGAAATCATCAACCGAGATGTGGACACCTAAATCACGCAGTTGATGCAGGGTCTCTGCGGTTTGCTCGACGTTATGCGCGAGGAAGCTCTCGGTAATTTCCAACTCCAGCAGCGACGGATTAATCTGGTATTCCTGAATGGCTTCGCGCACCATGTCGACGAACTTGGTTTGACGGAACTGGCGCATCGACAAATTAAGCGCCATCCGCAACGGCGGAATACCTGCTTTTTGCCAGCGAACTAATTCTTTGCAGGCAGCGTGCAATACCCACTGACCGATCGGGTGAATCAGGCCGGTTTCTTCGGCAAACGGCACGAACTGTTCGGGCAGAATCAAGCCCTTCTCCGGGTGTTCCCAACGCACCAAGGCTTCGATGCCGATGACACCGTGGGTATGCAAATCGATTTGCGGCTGGAAGTACAGTCTGAATTCTTCTCGGTCCAGCGCATGGCGCAAGGCGTTTTCCAGAATCAGATGTTCATACGCCTTGGCATTCATGTCAGCGGTGTAGAACTGATAACGATTTCGGCCCTTTTCTTTTGAACGATACATCGCCGTGTCGGCATTTTTCAGCAATGACTGCATGTCTGTTGCGTCATCAGGGTAGAGTGTAATGCCAATGCTTGGCGAGGCGACGACTTCATGGCCATCGAGTATGTAAGAGGGCGCCATGACCTCAAGGATTTTTTGAGCGACTATCGCAGCGTCGTCTGAGTTGTTAATGTCTTCGAGGATGATGGTGAATTCATCACCGCCCAGGCGCGCGATAGTGTCATTGCGGCGGGCGAATTGTTCCAAGCGGCTGGCAACGCCACGCAATAGCTGATCACCTGCATGATGTCCTAAGCTGTCGTTAATGTTTTTGAAGCGATCCAGGTCGAGAAAAAACAGGGCTAAACGGCGATTGTTGCGCTGCGCGCGCAACATGGCGCGGCGCAGACGATCGCGGAACAGGGCGCGGTTGGGCAGGCCGGTGAGTGAATCGTAGTTGGCCAAGTAGGTCAGGCGCTCTTCGGTTTCTTTGCGTTCAGTTACATCGCGAGACACAGCGACAATTTGTTGGACGCTTTGGCCATTTTCATATTCGGTAATGCACTTGCTGTAGGTTTCCAGCCAGATGTAACCGCCTTCTTTATGGCGAATACGGTAATTGACCGGGGTTTCGAAACTGTCGTCAATCAACTGGCTGATTAGTTTGCGACGGGCCTTTTTGTCGTCAGGATGCAGAAAATCCAGTACGGATTGACCACGAATTTCATCGGGCGCATAGCCCAAAACACGCTCAACCGAGGCAGACATGAATGTGCACTGCCCGTCCAGGGTGTATTTACTCAGAAAGTCATTGCTGTACTCGGTGAACAATTGATAGTGCTGATAATCTTCCCGATGACGCTGCTGTTCTGACAGTTTAAGCAGCATCATGGTCGCGCCGGTGTAATGATCTTTGCGATTCGGCAGAACAACAACCTGATAAAGACCATCGGCAAAATTGAGTGTGGTGGAAACGGTTTCACCCTGATGCACATTCGGCATTAGTTGACTGACGTCAGTAAATGGCGCAGGCAGTTGATGCAGATTGTTTTGATAATACGCTGCGTGATCCTGTGGACTGAATCCGTGGGCGGCAGTGATGGTATCCTGGTCGTCCATCACCAATATGAATGCGCCAGAGTAATCTTTCAGGGCGAAATTCGTTGTCTGATCCATAGTTTATTCTGCGCGCCTCAGTCGCGAAAATTGGTGAACTGAACAGGCATCCCCAGGTCTTCGCTGCGCAACATGGCGATAACTTCCTGCAAATCGTCGCGCTTTTTGCCGGTGATTCGTACTTGTTCACCTTGAATGGCGGCCTGAACCTTCAGTTTTTTGTCCTTGACCAATTTGACGATTTTTTTGCCGAGCTCTTTATCGACGCCTTCTCTGACGGTGATAATTTGCTGAGATTTATTTATCCCCATTGACTGGGTTTTACCGGACTCCAGGCTGCCTACTTCCAAGCCTCGTTTTGCCATTTTGTTGTACAAAATGTCGCGAATCTGTCCGAGCTGGAAATCATTGTCTGCCCACAAGGTGAGTTTTTTGTCGCTGTGCTCAATTTTTGCGCAACTCCCTTTGAAATCGTAGCGTGTGCCGATTTCGCGAGTAACCTGATCAATGGCATTCGCTAGTTCGTGCTTGTCAATTTCAGAGACTACGTCAAACGAGGGCACAAAAACTCCTTCAAGGAAACTAGCTAAACGATTGGGTGATACTGGGGGGTGAAGCGCCGGTGTAAGTCATACCTTAAACCACCGAGAATGTGTTGTTCAAGCATAAATAGGGAAAAATTTTGTTAATTCTTTGCGAGCGGAAAATTGGTTTTTCGGGCCTGGATATTGCTCATCCTAGCGGTTTTGTCTTGAGGGCGTGATAATGATTCCTGCTCGGATCAATCTGGTGGTTGGAACGTCCTGTGCTACAATGCGGCAGCTTTATCATAGCCAGAAAAAAACTCTTTGGGAGAAAATATTCATGTATAAGGTTTTGATTGCACTCTTGTTTGGTGCTTTTGCCTTAAGCGCGCAGGCGGAAATTAACACAGGTATTGGTCATGCTCCGGGCAAGCCGAGCGCAGCGGGCCCTCATGACATGCCCGCCGGCGGAATGGGGGACGTGGGACAGATGATGATGCCTCCCGAAGGACCCTTGGTTGAAGGTACTGTCATCAGCAGTATTCCGGGTGCCGGATATGTCTACATCGAAGCAACCGTGGCCGGCAAAAAGACCTGGATTGCTGGAGTGTCCATTGATGTGAAAAAAGGCGACAAAGTCCAGTTTGTGGAAAACACAGTGATGGAAAATTTCACCAGTCGCAGTTTGGGACGTACCTTTGACCGGATCATTTTTGCGTCCAGCCTGAAAAAAGTCCAATAAAGACGAACTAGGGTTGTTCTTTGGGAGGAGCCTGCAGGTTGGTCTGTATGGCTTTTTCCAGAGCACTTACCCGGGCTTCAGACTGTAGTTCGCCATGAAACTGGCCGTTAGTGTAGAGCATCATGGCGGGTAAGTGGAATAACTCAAACTCGTGTGCCAGTGCGGGTTCCTGTTCGACATCGACATGATACAAACTGACCGCCGGATGGACATGCTGGTAGGCCAGCAGGATTTGCTCCCACTTGCGACATGATCCACAACCCGGTTTGGAGAAAAACACGATCGAGATGCCACGGCGGCTCGCTAGTGTGTGATGAAACTCAAACTGGGAAAGATAGACAAAAGGTGAAGCTGGATTGGTTTGGCTCATAAGTTTGTCTATGTCTGTGTTTTCATTGGTCAGTTTACTTGTTTTCAGGCTGAAAATCGATAGAATGGCTTCCACCTCTTGCCGATAGAAAAGGTCGGGAATAGAGGTCAATTTGTTCAAGCAACAAGGGATACGAATTCATGAAAGCGTTAATTGCCGCCTTAGTGGTGGGT
Proteins encoded:
- a CDS encoding sel1 repeat family protein; amino-acid sequence: MMSTYLFNFFRLSLVLAAGLSISSLTSTALAGATAPGSAFSDSATAGGAQGGDARGQYLLAKKYRDGDGILRNLNRAKHWFERSAQQGFAPAQIDLGQMYARGLGMDVNYSKAVYWFGKAADQGYAVAQFNLANMYRRGLGVKQDEAKAFQLYLQAAEQDFAEAQYNLGLMYSNGMGVEKDLQKASEWMSKSAKLGMARAQYQMGKLYQDGEGVQQDLVQAVYWYRRASLSGHADGYRDAELLKVKLTEQQQVQLDKLVLGESMAAN
- a CDS encoding EAL domain-containing protein: MDQTTNFALKDYSGAFILVMDDQDTITAAHGFSPQDHAAYYQNNLHQLPAPFTDVSQLMPNVHQGETVSTTLNFADGLYQVVVLPNRKDHYTGATMMLLKLSEQQRHREDYQHYQLFTEYSNDFLSKYTLDGQCTFMSASVERVLGYAPDEIRGQSVLDFLHPDDKKARRKLISQLIDDSFETPVNYRIRHKEGGYIWLETYSKCITEYENGQSVQQIVAVSRDVTERKETEERLTYLANYDSLTGLPNRALFRDRLRRAMLRAQRNNRRLALFFLDLDRFKNINDSLGHHAGDQLLRGVASRLEQFARRNDTIARLGGDEFTIILEDINNSDDAAIVAQKILEVMAPSYILDGHEVVASPSIGITLYPDDATDMQSLLKNADTAMYRSKEKGRNRYQFYTADMNAKAYEHLILENALRHALDREEFRLYFQPQIDLHTHGVIGIEALVRWEHPEKGLILPEQFVPFAEETGLIHPIGQWVLHAACKELVRWQKAGIPPLRMALNLSMRQFRQTKFVDMVREAIQEYQINPSLLELEITESFLAHNVEQTAETLHQLRDLGVHISVDDFGTGYSSLSYLKKFPLNTLKIDKSFVKDISTDPDGATIAEAIIALGQSLRLHVIAEGVETQEQVFFLRSRGCDRVQGFLFSRPLSSTEAMAWLKKNRSRPILNEQRDLWPEASTLRLVPRSLSV
- a CDS encoding YajQ family cyclic di-GMP-binding protein, producing the protein MPSFDVVSEIDKHELANAIDQVTREIGTRYDFKGSCAKIEHSDKKLTLWADNDFQLGQIRDILYNKMAKRGLEVGSLESGKTQSMGINKSQQIITVREGVDKELGKKIVKLVKDKKLKVQAAIQGEQVRITGKKRDDLQEVIAMLRSEDLGMPVQFTNFRD
- a CDS encoding thioredoxin family protein; amino-acid sequence: MNKLTSIPDLFYRQEVEAILSIFSLKTSKLTNENTDIDKLMSQTNPASPFVYLSQFEFHHTLASRRGISIVFFSKPGCGSCRKWEQILLAYQHVHPAVSLYHVDVEQEPALAHEFELFHLPAMMLYTNGQFHGELQSEARVSALEKAIQTNLQAPPKEQP